The following are from one region of the Haloactinomyces albus genome:
- a CDS encoding aldo/keto reductase produces the protein MSSTPSPAANAGTITLGGDLTVNRFGYGAMRLTGPGIWGPPDDHDAAKNVLRRAVEQGVNFIDTADSYGPNLNEELIAEALRPYPADLVIATKVGLLRTGPSEWHPFARPDYLRQQAETSRRRLGVDRIDLWQLHRIDPGTPEHDQFAALKALQEEGIVRHLGLSEIDAATLDRALEFGLDIATVQNRYNIVVRESEPVLERCEQLGIAFIPWFPIAQGLLAEPGNPFSDTATRHGVTTAQLSLAWLLHRSSAILPIPGTGSIEHLDENLAATSITLSNEEFDELDALGRSVAQEFDVPAGA, from the coding sequence ATGTCGAGCACACCGTCCCCGGCCGCCAACGCAGGCACCATCACCCTGGGCGGCGATCTCACGGTCAACCGGTTCGGCTACGGCGCGATGCGCCTGACCGGGCCCGGTATCTGGGGCCCACCGGACGACCACGACGCCGCGAAGAACGTCCTGCGCCGCGCCGTCGAGCAGGGTGTCAACTTCATCGACACCGCCGACAGCTACGGTCCCAACCTCAACGAGGAACTGATCGCCGAAGCCCTGCGCCCCTACCCCGCGGACCTGGTCATCGCCACCAAGGTCGGATTGCTGCGCACCGGCCCCAGCGAGTGGCATCCCTTCGCACGCCCCGACTACCTGCGCCAGCAGGCCGAAACCTCCCGTCGGCGCCTGGGCGTCGACCGGATCGACCTGTGGCAACTGCACCGCATCGATCCCGGTACTCCCGAACACGACCAGTTCGCCGCCCTCAAAGCCCTCCAGGAGGAAGGCATCGTCCGCCACCTCGGACTCTCCGAAATCGACGCGGCCACCCTGGACCGCGCCCTGGAATTCGGGTTGGACATCGCCACCGTCCAGAACCGCTACAACATCGTCGTCCGCGAGTCCGAACCGGTTCTGGAGCGCTGCGAACAACTCGGCATCGCCTTCATTCCCTGGTTCCCCATCGCCCAGGGTTTGCTCGCCGAGCCCGGCAATCCGTTTTCCGACACCGCCACCCGGCACGGCGTCACCACCGCCCAGTTGTCGCTGGCCTGGCTACTGCACCGCTCCTCGGCGATCCTGCCGATCCCCGGTACCGGCTCGATCGAGCACCTCGACGAGAACCTCGCCGCCACCTCGATCACCCTCAGCAACGAAGAGTTCGACGAACTCGACGCCCTCGGTCGCTCCGTGGCCCAGGAATTCGACGTGCCCGCAGGAGCATGA